Proteins found in one Polyodon spathula isolate WHYD16114869_AA unplaced genomic scaffold, ASM1765450v1 scaffolds_3481, whole genome shotgun sequence genomic segment:
- the LOC121312043 gene encoding proline-rich protein 2-like, giving the protein MNSKAEDAPSFPGAPIMNSPVTGPAHPPPSKGFAPPPMTRPPNGYGPLPFAGHPLPVPGPRYRPPHPVRGPYGRMLYGPAPPWSGCGPPPPHRDYWPGPPPPFGLRDFAPGMRDLPSGFPPPHGPWDYPFPPKNMLPGTVPPPGMRDYPGPQGPPPQMGPRDFKAGPPVPQQMSPRDYPPGPSLPPQQMQPGDFSNSQNGP; this is encoded by the exons atgAACTCTAAAGCTGAAGATGCACCATCATTTCCAGGGGCTCCGATCATGAATTCACCAGTGACCGGTCCTGCACATCCACCACCATCAAAAGGATTTGCCCCTCCACCAATGACCAGACCTCCCAACGGATATGGCCCTCTGCCCTTCGCTGGGCATCCTCTACCTGTCCCAGGCCCTCGCTACAGACCTCCACATCCAGTTAGAGGACCCTATGGTCGCATGCTATATGGACCTGCTCCGCCCTGGAGTG GTTGTGGACCACCTCCACCGCACAGAGACTATTGGCCAGGACCTCCCCCTCCATTTGGCTTAAGGGATTTTGCACCTGGAATGAGAGACTTGCCCTCTGGTTTTCCACCACCACATGGACCTTGGGACTATCCCTTTCCACCCAAAAACATGCTTCCTGGGACTGTTCCTCCACCAGGCATGAGAGACTATCCAGGCCCACAAGGTCCACCACCACAGATGGGTCCCAGAGACTTCAAAGCAGGCCCCCCAGTACCACAACAGATGAGCCCAAGGGACTATCCTCCAGGCCCTAGTTTGCCACCACAACAGATGCAACCCGGAGACTTCTCAAATTCACAGAATGGGCCATAA